The sequence below is a genomic window from Mytilus edulis chromosome 2, xbMytEdul2.2, whole genome shotgun sequence.
TGCTGTAAATATAATAGAATACAAATAAGTATAAAAGTAGATGTCAGTACATGTAATATGTCAGAGAGACAGCAAACTAACAACACTATTAAACACAGTATATTTGTAATCATTTTTACATTGCAGACTTGCTTATGTGATAGAACTGGAAAAGGAAGATCAAAATACAGAACAAGTAGAAATTAACGAGGTGGAGCTTGAAATCAAAAGTGGCAGAAGAAGAAAAACACATAGAAATTTTTACCTTGTCCTTAAATCTCCATGGAGGAATGTCACTTGGAGAGTTAAAACCAAAAGATTAGAAGGATATGCTGAAATAGTAGTAAGTACATGTTAGTTACTGATTAAAAAGTAAGAATAGAAAATATATGTATCCATTTATTGGTTAAAGTTATCTACTTTAGTAAAAGGAATAGCTAattaaaattctgttttgagcagtacaataatatacaatttttaaaagggaAAAGTGGGGGAATCATTATTGAGATTTTGAATATAGTTAAATACTAAAATACAGCAGCTGATTATCAGTTTGTCAAATAATTATACCCCTTAGCATATGCATTCTTGTTTGCTCAGTAGTTAGAAATCAACAGATATGTAACTCaacatttatttctatctttttcACTGTTTTAAATCCCCCTGATTTTTCATTCCCCAAATTACTGAATAGGTGCTTTTTGTTGAggttttcttttgtatatttttgtgtaATCTCATATACAAGATACTTTTTAAtggattcaaatatttttttatttcagtttttagctcacctggctcgaagggccaagtgagcttttctcatcacttggcgtccgtcgtctgttgtccgtcgtcgtcgttaactttttatattttgaacttcttctagagaaccacagaatggaatgaaaccaaacatggcataaatgttccttatgaggtgtggACCAAGTGTTggtactttgtagccaatccatcatccaagatggccgctagtgggggacttagtttaatataggaccctatgggaaatgcatacaaatgacttcttttagagaaccactgaatggagtgaaaccaaacatagcatgcatgttccttatgaggtgctgaccaagtgttgttactttgttgcctaTCCAgcattcaagatggccaccagtgagggacttagtttaacataggaccctatgggaaatgcatacaaatgtcttctttgaCAGAATGGAATGCCATATCACATgatttaaaccaaattttatcttttcttttatatgatttcaaaaaccaaaaTTGATTCAGGTGAgcaatacaggctcttgagagcctctagtttgttgtATAACCAAACGCTTTATATTCTTTTTAGTCGAACAGCAAAATAGATATATCAGGAATTAAGATGGATCCTGTTAGTGAGAGGATAGAAGATTTCACAGAAACAGGAGAAAAATTCCTTAAGTGGGTCGAAAAATATGTTGGTCAAGTGGCTATGTATACAGCTATTCATTCAGCTAATAAGATAAAAATGGTCATACCAGGTGAGTTTTGATTTATTAACCATGATTTTACCATATAGGAACAATACAGCAatttaataattgaaaataattaaatcGAAAAAGTTACTCATATTTTCAATTACAGGTTAATGAACTGATATGACCTTTGAGAAACACTTTTCCTTTAATTAATGGTGATAGGTTTTGGAATTTAAAACAGTTCAAGCATTCATAATAAATTCCAATTGCATATACAAGTGCTAAGGTTTAATATATCATGAGGCCACTTGACTCGCCtgttgaattgaaaaaaataatggttTTTACATCTTCTCCTTTAATGAGTTAGATAAGCTATATACCAGATATGTGTATTTTAATTGTAGATACTGATGATGAAGAAAAGATAAAATCTCAGATTTTGAATGACCCCTTTGATGACATACCATTTACAAAGAAAATTTTGAATCGGAATGCAAGAACTGAATGTATAAGCCCAGGAGTGATTAAAGTTTCTTTAAGTAAAACTGTATACCAGGTAAGAATGTTTATTTTCAGACAATCCATAAGTTTTGTTCATAAAATACCAAGGTAAAGACAAAAGGTCATAACATTATGTGAacttgaaaattatttaaatgatcaGTACACCTTATAAGgaccaaaaaagaaaaaatcaagtTGAAAGATAAAGATTGTTGTCCTGTAATGAATTTTTTTAGTCTATAGTTGCTGTTTAAATTGTGAGCAGTGCAGGTTACTTTTAGACAGTGTTTAAATTGGGAGCAGAGCAGATTACTTTTAGACCTTTAAACAGGAGATTCATGAAATACAACCCTCTTGACTACTAGAGCaatgttttcaaaaattatatgaataataTCAAGGAGTTTAACCACTAAAGTAACCTTTTCTTATTTTGTAGACTTATGGTTTAGATCTATATCAGATGTCATTAATAAGTCCTACGTGCATTGCTACCCAGAATGCATCACATATTATCTGGGAGTCTGCAGTAGGAGAATGCAAAACCAGAAAAACAGAACAGGATGGGcagacaactcttcacaatgCTGTATGTATATTTAAGATTATCACAGAAATATTCAGATAACTTTAATGTCATCAATAGTCAATGAatgtaaaattaattttgatatttttgcatgCATATCACTAATTGTATGGGAGGGTGTATGATTAGCACCACTACATATGCAGTTTCTTGTTAAGGTATATTTTCAGGACTTCGGTTGTaccaaagaatacaaaaatagtGTAGATAATATATGAATATGTACAAATATTGTATATGCCAAAACACATTGAAATGGAGCTTTTGTTAGTAGAAACCTTATTAATTATGGTATAAATAATTATGATAAATGATTTTTTGGATGAAAATggatgaaatgcaatcaaaaccctatgttactgacttgatatctaaattttccaaggcttatcactacctttttgttacacaaaatatagtgcattgatcataacattctatacatcctatccatgaatcCAGAAATTTAACCATGTAATTTAAGTCACAAAAAGATGTTAAACCTGTaaagaaattacataacttttgcaaggtgcaggaatctaataattgttctaaaaatataaatgatgtcacTGTTTGTCACtgttaaagtcatctttaaaTTTGAAGTTATCTACCATTGTCCAGaattgtagttgaatcaactacaaccaatgctttactgaaatatttaatttaacttcccactgataaattaatGCAATCTTTACCCTTCTGGGCTTACAGGCACTTTGATTAGTATTATAACTTTGAATCAATCAATTCAGTGTATATATGTTTTCAACAAAGTATAAAATTTAACATTGTAGCTTTTAATCCACCGTTCACCTGCAGATGCAATAGAAGCAGGAAGTGGATATCACTATGACAACATTGATGAAGATGAATTGAATATCTCAGGGTCAGGCTCATTGAATCAGGTGACAGAGACTTACATTGATGATGAAGATTATAGGCACAATGATCCTCCAATAATAAGTGATGTTAGCTGTCAGTTAGAGCAAGGTAGTGATAAAACTACAGTTTCAAATAGCGGTGTAAGTATAGTAATCTTATATAACGTCAAATAGGTCTAGGGGTCATGTAACATGATGATCCTCCAATAATAAGTGATGATAGCTGTCAGTTAGAGCAAGGTACTGATAAAACTACATTTTCACATAGCGGTGTAAGTATAGTAATCTTATATAACGTCAAATAGGTCTAGGGGTCATGTAACATGATGATCCTCCAATAATAGGTGATGTTAGCTGTCAGTTAGAGCAAGGCAGTGATAAAACTACAGTTTCACATAGCGGTGTAAGTATAGTAatcttatactgtggattcatttattttcgtggatagagaaaaaaagacgtttcgtggtatacgtaaattcgtggattgctgattacaacaacaaaaaattagatACGTAATTCGTGGATTTCCTTTTGATTAAGGAAATCAAATAACCTCCTTggttttatttaataataaaacaaaacaaaaaagaaggaattcattgaattgtcaaaatcctcgcttggtcattctaggttaaagtgctcattgataacttcgattacaataatggacagagacaactaattaattgtttgttttacaatttataaattcttgtctgaattctataaggcattaaaaactttatgattgaaagctcatttccctaatcacgatataataaacagtgatataagtataaggtgtgaaaataaatgttcctgtcataaacaatattacttaCGGGCAATATCTCCGTACTTGAtcctattgatttttaatcactGGTAAATCAAAATATGATaggtaattaacaacttgcagttttaatcaattttaaaaagtaaattatcactgatattcgataaatttattatagatttaatcaaatacttgtatcttctttcaataaaaaacatgtgttatgttacaatatttatcgctagtcaacactatactagaactgcCTAACATAACGGAAATAAACATCCGACTCCATAAACATTTCTcgggattattcttcgttgaattcttaaattcatggttcgctgtgacccacgaaacccacgaaaattggtataccacgaataaaaatgaatccacagtataacgTCAAATAGGTCTAGGGGTCATGTAACATGATGATCCTCCAATAATAGGTGATGTTAGCTGTCAGTTAGAGCAAGGCAGTGATAAAACTACAGTTTCACATAGCGGTGTAAGTATAGTAATCTTATATAACGTCAAATAGGTCTAGGGGTCATGTAACATGATGATCCTCCAATAATAGGTGATGTTAGCTGTCGGTTAGAGCAAGGCAGTGATAAAACTAGTTTCACACATCAGTTTAAGTATAGTAATCTTATATAACGTCAAATAGGTCTAGGGGGTCATGTGACAAGATGATCTCCCAATAATAGGTGATGTTAGCTGTCAGTTAGAGCAAGGCAGTGATAAAACTAGTGTCACATGGTGTAAGTAtagtgttaaataataaaatctaaCGTCAAATAGATCTAGAGGTCATATGATCGGTATTATTTTATCAAACAATTTCAACAATTATATGCTCCAATGTGTTCTTCGAACTCCGTTTTCTTGTtgattcataaaattgagaatggaaatggggaatgtgtcaaagagacaacaacccgaccaaataaaaaacaacagcagagggtcaccaacaggtcttcaatgtagcgagaaattcccgcacccggaggcgtccttcagctggcccctaaactttatttaagatatttaatTAGTGTTAGATTCATGTCAAGTCTACAATTGGGAAATCATACATCcattataacaatgtataaaaggTAGGGTGCTTTTATTTTGTCCATATTGATTGGAGGtttacaattagaaaaaaaaatgggttATGAAGAATCAATTAAAAAACATTTAGGTTAAAACCAACTGTTCAACATATAATTAGGGCAATATCCTTTTGAACATAGGTATTTAAAATTGAATTATCAGAATTACAATGCAACAGGATGTTACCCGAACAGATTAGGTCACAGGCTGGTGTGTTAAATGTGCTGAAAATAAACATCTTTTATGTGTATTCTATAAACAAGCATTTCTTTGGATAATACTCTGGGAGTTTATTTTGGGAAAATTAGAATGTCAATCAGAAAATTGTTCACTGAGTTTGGGAAGTAACACATTACTTTTGATGCTTAAAttagttttcatattttatgGTAGTTAAAGCGGTTAAGTAAATTAAAACACTTGAGTACTTGCTTTAGGGGAGCTTTCAGTTGACAAAACTAACATAACAAATGGTGCCCTAATGAAATATTGAAAGTAATTATTTCAAATCAGGGTCTTTTGATAAATCTCAGAATTAAGCTTCAATccaagaacaaaaatatttaaccTTTTAAATCTGTGGGAAGAAAATTGCTAGATGAGTACACATTTCAAATCATGCTGATATTAACAAACAGTAGAACCAGGTTGGAAAGTGGTGACTTATTTATGGATACTTATTGTAAACTACTTTTACTGTATTGTTTCTTACTTGAtagtaataaaatatgaattttaactGTAAGAAAGAAATTCACATTTACATGGTGTCTTGTTGTTAATGCTAGTCCATCAAACTTAGTATTTTATTATTCTCACTAATGAGGTGATCTGTCTATAAGAAAGTTATTTTTATgatatctgtttaaatggaacaaCTTTTGAGGTAATGTCTGTTGAAACTACAGAGTGTTCACAAGGTTCCAGAACAAAAAAGACAATAGAAAAGGATTGAGATTTGTATTGTTGTATCTTGTTTATGATTAATATAGATTATTCTGCTTTGATTTTAGGATAAAATTAAACCTATGACACCTCCATCAACCAAAATTAAACACAATATGGATCTATCGTTTCGTTTACAACTGTTCAAATCACCACTTTATTTGGATGCCAACTACCTGTTTCCAATGAATATTTCCTTAGGCTCAAGAGTGTTTGTGGATGCAGCTATTGAAGGAGGCAAGTATAGGCTGataaatcatttcttcttttgttgtatgatttttcatCTCTCAAAgtgaatatatttataattttagcaTGTGAGCTGTTGAAGACTTATAAACTTGTGAATATTGCAAATGACAATGTGTATCAATGTTGGTGTGGACCAGTAAAGTTTCCATATCATGATTACTAGTGTGTCAAACCTATAACATTGCATACAAGTCATCATTATCTGAACAAAGCAAACTATATAACCATATGTAACATGTAGTTTGTGTTTTTGAAAAACAGCTGTTCAGTATTGGTTTGAATTCCCCCATTTATACTTGAAATTACAAAGTCAAATAAAGAAatggataagatttttttcagtaatttttgatagactttttttctatatgtcAATAGCATATTATGTAACTTATAGTATATGAAATGTATAAAGGGCTGTGGGGTTTATGTATATTTTAGCAGAAATAAACACTAGCAGATTTTGAGTTAAATACCATTTTTGCTTACAGATAAGTCGATGCGAGTACAGATTAAATCTTGTCATCTAATGAAAGATCAGACTCCTGTAATGACATTGATACAAAATGGGTAGGtattattttcatgaaaaaggATGAAATTTatttactgtgaattcattttgattatttgtatCATTTATGTTGAAATTATGGTACCTGTAGGACCATTCCATTTGATTGATAAATTCACTCTCCACATTTAAATTATAACCTTCACATTCTGTCAGATACTTGTTTGAATCAAGAGAACTTTTTTGAAAAGTAGTGTGTGTgtgttatttttaataatttaaaaaaagaaatatttgtatacCCCACCTACAATATTAGTGGTTAATTTGGTCTGATCTGCCTCCAACCATTGGCCCATCTGGTCATTGTTTTACCTGTATTTGTttgaagtataaaaaagaagatgtggtatgattgtcaatgagacaactatccacaaaagtccaaatgacaaaacaaaacaacaataggtcaccatacggccttcaacaatgagcaaaacccatactgcatagtcagctataaaaggccctgataagacaatgtaaaacaattcaaacgagaaaactaacggccttgatAGTTTGGTCTAGATTTCAAGCTTCATTGAATACAGAAATGTGATTGTGTGATCATGACTTGATGTGTCTGAGGAACATATATTCTTCTTAATTAATGTACAGTATCTTTTGCAAGAgctttttgaaaatgaatatatgCAAAAACAATTGTTTATTGAATTACAGATGTAAAAATTCAAATACCAATTGGGAACCAGTTGTGAGAGGGAAGCCATTGATGGGATCTGTAACACAGAGTCAGAGATTCAGTTTTTCAGCAGACATTTTGTCACAGTATTTAAACCAGTATATTTATATCAGCTGTCACTTAACAGTGTGTAGGAACTATCAAACAGCAGACAATGAATTCATACCACAGGTAGGTTCTAATGTAGAATGGTTCTCTGTCATACCACAGGTAGGTTCTAATGTAGAATGGTTCTCTGCcaaaacttttgaaaaagaaTGGAAAAATACCCTCAAAACTTTGCAAGCTTCATGAAAATGGGTTAACTAAAAAATgatcaaaaacaaaacatattttagagGTGCTAGAAGTGCTCACACTTGGAAGTTTTTAACcatctaaaaaattaaaaactaaaaatgaGCTTGAACTATGAGTAAATAGTATAAtcattatgaaaaatatattttgggcACTGTTGAGTATTTATTAACTAAGCCATGGTACCTTCAATGATTTATTGTAACATTTAAAACTTACAGTTCTTCTATAAAAacatgcaaaacaaaacattgatcaacttgcttgctatgtttgcttggttgtttgcaaacaataggtaggcggagtttctgtctgtttttattaattattggatttgattggacaataagaattgacatgaaatgaatttaatgtttattgtccaatcaaatcccagtaaaTAGTAAACAGACTGAAATAAACTACCTACCtgttgtttacaaacatccaaacaaataTAGCAAGCAAGTTAATCAAttgtttgttttgcatgctttaatAGAAGAACTGTTACCACAGAGAATACAATACACTCACTGTAAGATCAAGCTTATATTTACCAATACCATTATACAAGTGTGTTTTCTGACGTTTCTTTTTAGTGTATTGACAATAAAGATCAGGTTTGTAGAAATGGACTACCACCATATAGTCCCAGAGTTCCTAACCATCCTGATGTAACTAAAGGACCAATGAAGGTTGTAAATACTGGTAGTAGAAAAGGACAGATTCCACCAAAGCTCAATGGTAAATATTGATAATGACAGTACTAATGTACAATGTTAGTTGTAAGGCcttgtaaaattgttaaaatattgagTATGGCagtacaaatgtacaatataagttgtaaaactgttaaaatattgaaaatggcTATACTATATTGtataattaggagataactgtattgtatgagGCAGCGTCAATTTATGATTTGATGGTGGCAAATTAAGTTAACGGGTGACATGTTAGCAGAACCATTAAATGGGtatttgtgaccatcaaatcaCAAATTAATGCCGATGGagctaaaaatacaatatttttttctccattcgGCCAATTAAAactaattgatagattttcatccccgacCGCcccaattttttaattttttttgaaaaaaattatgatttctggattttgttcatttccgttactgGTAACTGTCGATAATTTAGTTTcatgtaaaacttcctgtttcaaatttcggttttcgtatttcttAGAGTATTCTTACTGAATGATTAAGTCGATATATTCTGGtgatctatgatgacaacatcatttaccgagaatatagattgattacgagaagggcatgaaatattcgggttaTGAGTAAAACGCTGTGTCCAAGAAAGCAAATAGCGGTATGTCACAAATGACACTAATAATTGTGAGTAAAACaccttggatttattttatttatacaatgactttgtgtcaagatatttggactgtgaatgaaacccaaaatcgtaagaatcgtggaacacatttgaCTGGAATGAAAAAATTGACTCAAGCCTGAACTTTTTAGATTGGTGACCATATATTGAGTTCAGAAAATCtacaaacatacacatttttattttataaatttatagcaAGCTCTTAGATTTAGATTTAGACATGCCTTtcgttttttgtagaaaaacagcaaaaatcctctgtcccaatacccatgatagagtcattaaacaactttatgttcTACATTGCATCTTGCAATAATAAGGGCCAACTCCATAATTTCAACattgtttgagttttcattttattctgtactaaTCATACTCGTGTTCCATTGCTTCATTTTATTAGGACAACAAAACATTGCTTATAAAGCAAAATACATTTGATGTAGGTAGTCCAAATAAAGAGAGCATTTctccacatttctgctgtttactataaaataggtttctaaagcggcaattacatgtagaacagtggttgccaatcagagatataTATTTACGAATTTGAAAAAGCAGCACCaacatatggagtatatgtgtctcaattgatatgttactctagagctagctcaaagtacgttgattttgttgaacgaggaatactgctttctcaaaagttgattagaaagggctttgaatcaatcaaattaaggtcatcactcaagcaaTTTTATGGTTGCCATCATTAggtgattggccattatgacaaaagtgtgtcagaaatcatatctcagtgattttcttcctcagtcataacaaccttccatcattaccgaactgaacaaagaaataacatgacgAGTGccatatacggtgcaggaaatgcctACCCTCTCcgaagcacctgatttcactcctgttttttagtggagttcgtgttgtttcctacttattatttgtaactgttgatgtaaatgtcttttggttttatgagtctttggttactccttggttttgattgttattgtcttattcacGATACCTTatggatgtatttacatgatataagcttattaat
It includes:
- the LOC139513003 gene encoding transforming growth factor beta receptor type 3-like isoform X2 — encoded protein: MHTLYILLFALGIYTSVGLIQVGQTSPALPCQIELPFTNPHISVFYKQPIVGIGCVTNLTTKTNQEVHVINLKKSVAVYRNEVAEVHLFVKSRNDEVLWEPLIIVLNSINPVKWRVRTEILAPARKKHIFVIPGYSSVKLVKGNSRRIVRRINQLPEKKEKLLEWVKERYGAVTSFAELDKGNQITLHVGPDNTATSVCEVKDSQAKTVDAIYEKPKPFAGCMAPPRSNIMERLAYVIELEKEDQNTEQVEINEVELEIKSGRRRKTHRNFYLVLKSPWRNVTWRVKTKRLEGYAEIVSNSKIDISGIKMDPVSERIEDFTETGEKFLKWVEKYVGQVAMYTAIHSANKIKMVIPDTDDEEKIKSQILNDPFDDIPFTKKILNRNARTECISPGVIKVSLSKTVYQTYGLDLYQMSLISPTCIATQNASHIIWESAVGECKTRKTEQDGQTTLHNALLIHRSPADAIEAGSGYHYDNIDEDELNISGSGSLNQVTETYIDDEDYRHNDPPIISDVSCQLEQGSDKTTVSHSGDKIKPMTPPSTKIKHNMDLSFRLQLFKSPLYLDANYLFPMNISLGSRVFVDAAIEGDKSMRVQIKSCHLMKDQTPVMTLIQNGCKNSNTNWEPVVRGKPLMGSVTQSQRFSFSADILSQYLNQYIYISCHLTVCRNYQTADNEFIPQCIDNKDQVCRNGLPPYSPRVPNHPDVTKGPMKVVNTGSRKGQIPPKLNVGVEDEVKETEKQAGGKQSVVVDGLESGTVICIAFAAFFIGVLLMAALWFIHTHTGPSKRTDTGKMGIDGSGESTPMSTAPIAVNT
- the LOC139513003 gene encoding transforming growth factor beta receptor type 3-like isoform X3, yielding MHTLYILLFALGIYTSVGLIQVGQTSPALPCQIELPFTNPHISVFYKQPIVGIGCVTNLTTKTNQEVHVINLKKSVAVYRNEVAEVHLFVKSRNDEVLWEPLIIVLNSINPVKWRVRTEILAPARKKHIFVIPGYSSVKLVKGNSRRIVRRINQLPEKKEKLLEWVKERYGAVTSFAELDKGNQITLHVGPDNTATSVCEVKDSQAKTVDAIYEKPKPFAGCMAPPRSNIMERLAYVIELEKEDQNTEQVEINEVELEIKSGRRRKTHRNFYLVLKSPWRNVTWRVKTKRLEGYAEIVSNSKIDISGIKMDPVSERIEDFTETGEKFLKWVEKYVGQVAMYTAIHSANKIKMVIPDTDDEEKIKSQILNDPFDDIPFTKKILNRNARTECISPGVIKVSLSKTVYQTYGLDLYQMSLISPTCIATQNASHIIWESAVGECKTRKTEQDGQTTLHNALLIHRSPADAIEAGSGYHYDNIDEDELNISGSGSLNQVTETYIDDEDYRHNDPPIISDVSCQLEQGTDKTTFSHSGDKIKPMTPPSTKIKHNMDLSFRLQLFKSPLYLDANYLFPMNISLGSRVFVDAAIEGDKSMRVQIKSCHLMKDQTPVMTLIQNGCKNSNTNWEPVVRGKPLMGSVTQSQRFSFSADILSQYLNQYIYISCHLTVCRNYQTADNEFIPQCIDNKDQVCRNGLPPYSPRVPNHPDVTKGPMKVVNTGSRKGQIPPKLNVGVEDEVKETEKQAGGKQSVVVDGLESGTVICIAFAAFFIGVLLMAALWFIHTHTGPSKRTDTGKMGIDGSGESTPMSTAPIAVNT